The following are encoded together in the Triticum dicoccoides isolate Atlit2015 ecotype Zavitan chromosome 6B, WEW_v2.0, whole genome shotgun sequence genome:
- the LOC119322374 gene encoding vacuolar-processing enzyme beta-isozyme 1-like, whose protein sequence is MAPRWCFALLLLLCAAADASKGKWDPVIRMPGEEEPATGDESSEKGEDGVGTRWAVLVAGSSGYGNYRHQADICHAYQILRKGGVKEENIVVFMYDDIANNLLNPRPGVIINHPEGEDVYAGVPKDYTGEAVTAKNFYAVLLGNKTAVTGGSKKVIDSKPNDHIFIYYSDHGGPGVLGMPNLPYLYAADFIKVLQEKHASNTYAKMVIYVEACESGSIFEGLMPADLNIYVTTASNAEESSWGTYCPGMEPSPPSEYITCLGDLYSISWMEDSETNNLKEETIKKQYEVVKKRTSDMNSYSAGSHVMEYGDKTFKDEKLYLYQGFNPANTNITNKLFLQAPKAAINQRDADLLFLWRRYELLHEKSKEKANVLREISETVAHRKHLDNSIDFIGKLLFGFENGPSELQAVRPSGKPLVDDWDCLKRMVRIFESHCGSLTQYGMKHMRAFANICNNGVSGTTMKEASIGACGVQNSARWSTLIQGYSA, encoded by the exons ATGGCGCCGCGGTGGTGCTTCGCGTTGCTCCTGCTGCTGTGTGCGGCGGCCGACGCCTCGAAGGGGAAGTGGGACCCGGTGATCCGGATGCCGGGGGAGGAGGAGCCCGCCACGGGCGACGAGAGCTCCGAGAAGGGGGAGGACGGCGTCGGGACGAGGTGGGCGGTACTCGTCGCCGGATCCTCCGGCTACGGAAACTACAGGCACCAG GCCGATATATGCCATGCCTACCAGATATTGAGAAAAGGAGGCGTAAAAGAGGAGAACATCGTGGTGTTTATGTATGATGACATTGCCAACAACCTTCTCAACCCGAGGCCAGGGGTTATCATCAATCACCCAGAGGGCGAAGATGTATATGCTGGCGTTCCAAAG GACTACACCGGAGAGGCAGTTACTGCTAAGAACTTCTATGCAGTTCTCTTGGGCAACAAAACTGCGGTCACTGGAGGGAGTAAGAAGGTCATAGATAGCAAACCAAATGACCATATATTTATCTACTACTCAGATCACGGGGGTCCCGGAGTCCTTG GTATGCCCAACCTGCCATATCTCTATGCTGCTGATTTTATCAAGGTCTTACAAGAAAAACATGCATCCAATACCTATGCAAAAATG GTTATATATGTGGAAGCTTGTGAAAGTGGCAGTATTTTTGAGGGTTTGATGCCTGCAGACCTCAATATTTATGTCACAACAGCATCTAATGCAGAAGAAAGCAGCTGGGGTACATACTGCCCAGGAATGGAACCATCGCCTCCTTCTGAGTATATTACCTGCTTAGGTGATCTCTACAGTATTTCTTGGATGGAAGACAG TGAGACTAATAATCTGAAGGAGGAGACAATCAAGAAGCAGTATGAAGTG GTAAAGAAGCGAACCTCAGACATGAACAGCTATAGTGCCGGTTCTCATGTTATGGAGTATGGCGACAAGACCTTCAAGGATGAGAAGCTTTACCTTTATCAAGGTTTCAATCCTGCAAACACCAACATTACAAACAAGCTATTTTTGCAAGCCCCAAAGGCTGCAATCAACCAAAGAGACGCAGATCTTCTTTTCTTGTGGAGGAGG TATGAGCTGCTACATGAAAAGTCTAAAGAGAAGGCGAACGTTCTGAGGGAGATCAGTGAGACAGTCGCCCACAGGAAGCATCTTGACAACAGCATTGATTTTATTGGGAAGCTCCTATTTGGCTTCGAGAATGGACCTTCGGAGCTTCAAGCTGTCAGACCTTCTGGGAAGCCTCTAGTGGACGACTGGGATTGCCTGAAGAGGATG GTGCGGATCTTCGAGTCTCATTGCGGATCGCTCACTCAGTACGGTATGAAGCACATGCGAGCTTTCGCAAATATATGCAACAATGGTGTTTCCGGCACAACGATGAAGGAAGCAAGCATCGGTGCTTGCGGCGTTCAGAACTCCGCGAGATGGAGCACGTTGATCCAAGGGTACAGCGCTTGA
- the LOC119323335 gene encoding hsp70-Hsp90 organizing protein-like — protein sequence MADEAKAKGNAAFSAGRFEEAAGHFSDAIALAPANHVLYSNRSAALASIHRYSDALADAEKTVELKPDWAKGYSRLGAAHLGLGDAASAAAAYEKGLALDPSNEGLKAGLADAKKAAAAPPRRAPSGGADAIGQMFQGPELWTKIASDPATRAYLDQPDFMQMLREVQRNPSSLNTYLSDPRMMQVLSLMLNIKIQTPQDSDFPQSSSPSQPPQQQKQQPETKAREMEPEPQPEPMEVSDEEKERKERKAAALKEKEAGNASYKKKDFETAIQHYTKALELDDEDISYLTNRAAVYIEMGKYDECIEDCDKAVERGRELRADFKMVARALTRKGTALAKLAKNSKDYDIAIETFQKALTEHRNPDTLKRLNEAEKAKKDLEQQEYYDPKLADEEREKGNEMFKQQKYPEAIKHYNEAIRRNPKDARVYSNRAACYTKLGAMPEGLKDAEKCIELDPTFTKGYTRKGAVQFFMKEYEKAMETYQAGLKHDPNNQELLDGIRRCVEQINKANRGDISQEDLQEKQSKAMQDPEIQNILTDPIMRQVLMDFQENPRAAQDHLKDPGVAQKIQKLINAGIVQTR from the exons ATGGCCGACGAGGCGAAGGCCAAAGGTAATGCGGCCTTCTCGGCCGGCCGCTTCGAGGAGGCGGCGGGGCACTTCTCCGACGCCATCGCGCTCGCCCCCGCCAACCACGTGCTATACTCCAACCGCTCGGCGGCGCTCGCCTCGATCCACCGCTACTCCGACGCGCTCGCCGACGCCGAGAAGACCGTCGAGCTcaagcccgactgggccaagggctacTCGCGCCTCGGCGCCGCCCACCTCGGTCTCGGCGatgccgccagcgccgccgccgcctacgAGAAGGGCCTCGCCCTCGATCCCAGCAACGAGGGCCTCAAGGCCGGCCTCGCTGACGCCAAGAAGGCCgcggccgccccgccgcgccgcgcGCCGTCTGGTGGCGCCGACGCGATCGGCCAGATGTTCCAGGGCCCCGAGCTCTGGACCAAGATCGCTTCCGACCCCGCTACGCGCGCCTACCTCGACCAGCCGGACTTCATGCAGATGCTGCGGGAGGTGCAGCGGAATCCCAGCAGCCTCAACACGTACCTGTCCGACCCGCGCATGATGCAGGTGCTCAGCCTCATGCTTAACATCAAGATCCAGACGCCCCAGGACTCCGATTTCCCGCAGTCTTCCTCGCCGTCGCAGCCgccgcagcagcagaagcagcagcCCGAGACAAAGGCGAGGGAGATGGAGCCTGAGCCACAACCGGAGCCGATGGAGGTGTCTGATGAGGAGAAGGAGCGGAAGGAGAGGAAAGctgctgctctgaaggagaaggaggCAGGGAATGCATCCTACAAGAAGAAGGACTTCGAGACGGCGATCCAGCATTACACAAAGGCCTTGGAACTTGATGACGAGGACATCTCCTACCTCACTAACCGAGCAGCGGTGTACATCGAAATGGGCAAG TACGATGAGTGCATTGAGGACTGTGATAAGGCTGTGGAGAGGGGAAGAGAACTTCGTGCTGATTTCAAGATGGTTGCAAGGGCACTAACAAGAAAAGGAACTGCTCTGGCCAAACTTGCTAAGAACTCCAAGGACTATGATATTGCCATTGAGACTTTCCAGAAGGCTCTAACTGAGCATCGGAATCCAGACACTCTTAAAAGGCTAAATGAGGCTGAGAAGGCAAAGAAAGACTTGGAGCAACAAGAGTATTATGACCCGAAGTTAGCTGATGAGGAGAGGGAGAAAG GTAATGAGAtgttcaagcagcagaagtatccaGAAGCAATAAAGCATTACAATGAGGCTATCAGGAGGAACCCGAAGGATGCTAGG GTGTACAGTAATAGGGCTGCATGCTACACCAAGTTGGGAGCCATGCCTGAAGGTCTTAAAGACGCAGAGAAGTGTATTGAGCTAGACCCAACCTTCACCAAAGGGTATACAAGAAAAGGTGCAGTTCAGTTTTTCATGAAGGAATATGAAAAGGCAATGGAAACTTACCAGGCTGGGTTGAAGCATGACCCGAATAACCAGGAACTGCTTGATGGTATAAGGAG GTGTGTTGAGCAGATCAACAAGGCTAACAGGGGTGACATAAGTCAGGAAGATTTGCAGGAGAAACAG AGTAAAGCTATGCAGGACCCGGAAATCCAGAACATCCTTACCGATCCTATCATGCGACAG GTGTTGATGGATTTCCAGGAGAACCCTAGGGCTGCTCAGGATCATCTGAAGGACCCTGGAGTAGCACAGAAGATCCAAAAGCTCATAAACGCTGGAATAGTCCAAACGAGATGA